The Oncorhynchus gorbuscha isolate QuinsamMale2020 ecotype Even-year linkage group LG08, OgorEven_v1.0, whole genome shotgun sequence DNA window ATTATTGTTATTTTCCAGACACATTACATTTGGAGCTCGAGGTGATTTAGCCCTCCAATAGCTAGAGGGCATCCGAAGTTTGGAGGTGTCTGAAGTTGGGCGACAATTAGCTAAGTTAACTAGCACCACTAtatcttgcttgctagctatgcATTGTTTTTTTATCATTCAAGAACTGTATTTGTTTGATTCTGTTGCAGTCTCCTGTCCTTGACATAATGTGGCCTTGAAGGCAAATAAAAGTACAATCATACCATTGTAAGTAATGACTGATTTAGTTAAAGTCCATTCAGTTAATCCATCTTTCCACAGATGCTACCAAGTCTGGATGTTTGTAATAAAGGAGGGAAACCATTGTACACGACCCCTGCCATCAAACATTACATTGTACAAAAGGCCACCCTTTGCATCGCAAGTCATAACTTTTCAGGTAAATGCAGCAACATTACTTTAGACTTATGAATGCAATATGATCCTCAAAGTACACATTTCTTTGTAGAGATATACTTCTCAGGTAAACAAATACCCCTGACCATGTCAAGAGCACAGTCACGGTGCCAACCACACACCAGTGCAGGAGGGGCCAACCATTTtagctgtctgtaatgtgtccATTAGGAACCCAAAATTGCAGGTTTCCAAAGAGCGATGGCAAGGTGTTGGGTTTAGGATGGGGCTTGTAGCCTATTCTCTCATTGATCATCTGTTCCCATGTCTTCCCATCCCCTGTTCCACTACCGGCTCCCACCATGTCACTCGACATCACCACGCCAACATCCACCTCATCTCGCTGTTTCTTCCGACTCTCAAGCTCTTTCTTGACACTCTCAAACTCCTCCGTGTCATCCAACTTCAGCTCCAGACGGGTGGGCATTCTGCGCAGCATCTTCCACCACTAACGTtagattttgttttattttggatAGTAGCTAGCCACGCTCTGTAGAATCCGCCATCCTATCTATGCATAGTTGGGGGCACAGTGGGGCAGCTCGTGCTCATGTGTAACGCcattcgtctgttgtatgaagagagtccgACCGAAATgaagcgtgtaggttactcatgactttaattaaaataatcgcggtacatgaaataactgtatatgacaACAACAAACGAaacttgaaaactattacagcctatctggtgactacaacactaagacaggaacaaacacccacaaattacaacgcgaaagtcaggctgtctaaatacggttctcaatcagagacaacgacaagcacctgactctgattgagaatccccccaggcagccaagcctaactagacacacccctaatcagccgcaatcccaaataatacaaaccccaatacgaaacacaacatataaacccatgtcacaccctggggCCTGTTGCACAAAACTAGGATAAGGGATTAAGCCAGGATATCTTGGTGATCCTGGCTCAATTGATCCGTAATCCGGTTGCACTAAAGATGGATAGGGGGCAGGAGGATATGTTATGGTATAAATTACCATGGATATTTATTCTGTGGAGCTAGCCTGCTCCAGACCAGGCTAAATTCCAGGATCTATTTAATCTCATCCCTAATGTCAGTCAGCAGTCACCACAAATGGAAACCAATAGTTATTTCACTGCTCACTATACATTGTTATCACATAtaactagacccactgtcattatTTAAACGTTTGTGATCATTAATTTCAATGATTTTGGATAAAAAATGATTTTTAGATGTTGCTATCATTAGATAATTTACAGTTTCCCATAGACTATATATAAAATGATAGAATATTAGGGCCACAGAGGGAAAAAAAGACAAGTCATAATATTGTAACCAGTTGTTTTAAAGGAGGACAGTTGTTAAAATGACAGATGCGGGGCATTTCGTGAAATTGTACTTCAGTATGGTTTCATAAACAAAGACATGCTGATGTGCCAGAATATTAAGTATCACATTGTCATAAGTATCAAAACTGTAAAAACAATATGTAGCTTTTCTGCAGAAAGAACCAGCCTCATAAATTTATGACTTTATCCTTTTTCTTCAGTGTGGCCCTAGTACTCTGTCATataaacaaatacacattccATATGAATATAAAAACACAATGTGTAACATTATGTTCCTTTATTGAATAAGGACAAAACAAAGCAGGTAAACCATCAGCTCCTTTCGAAACTGAAGTCACAGTGACTCTACAAGATGGAAAGCACAGAATCCAAGCATATTATACAAAATGATACATACACATTCAAAGGTctgtatataacacaccctgcatGTCTGCACACTAAAATAAATGCAGGACAAATCCATACACATCAACTGAACAGACAAATGAATGGATGCAGTAGCCTCCCTGCAGCCTTGTATTACACACAGTATACCGCACAAACATCATAAGAGGCCAAATTCGTAAAAAAACTAACCCAAAAAAACCCAAATTCCTCTGCCACCGCAGGACATATTTAACCAAAATTGAAAGCACACATACTAACTAAAATAATTCAACACATATTGGTCCCTCAGCAGCCGACCACTGTCGTCATCAGGGAAGATTGCCGGATTGTCCCAGTCCATGGCTGGTGGCACTCTGGgggccctctccttcctcaggcaGGCCACATTGTGGAGGACAGCACAAGCCACAGTAATATCACATGTCCTAACAGGGCTGACCCTTAATTTGTGAAGGCAGTGAAAGCGTGCCTTCAGGAGGCCAAAGGTCATTTCAACTCTGGGCCTGGTCCTGGCATGGGCATGGTTGTAGGCCTGCTGTGCTTCCTGGGGGTCTGTGAAAGGTGTCAGGAGAAAAGGCTGGCAGCCATACCCCCTGTCTCCCAGCAACACACCAGAGAATT harbors:
- the LOC124042259 gene encoding anaphase-promoting complex subunit CDC26-like, encoding MLRRMPTRLELKLDDTEEFESVKKELESRKKQRDEVDVGVVMSSDMVGAGSGTGDGKTWEQMINERIGYKPHPKPNTLPSLFGNLQFWVPNGHITDS